A stretch of the Tannerella serpentiformis genome encodes the following:
- a CDS encoding DIP1984 family protein, with amino-acid sequence MKLAEALSLRADLQKRVNELKVRFKDSAKVQEGDTPAEDLAALDVELNTALEELEDLIYRINATNMRTVHEGETVTRLMARKDVLAMRVQLMKEVLSHVVEGDARYGRNEIKTVRVVYVPDLRRRTDAAARELRELDMKIQALNWSVDLIEEDTNK; translated from the coding sequence ATGAAACTGGCAGAAGCGCTCAGCCTCAGGGCTGACTTACAGAAACGAGTGAACGAGCTGAAGGTGCGGTTTAAGGACAGCGCCAAGGTGCAGGAAGGCGATACGCCGGCGGAAGATCTGGCTGCGCTGGATGTGGAGCTGAATACGGCTTTGGAGGAATTGGAGGATCTGATCTACCGCATCAATGCAACGAACATGCGGACGGTGCACGAGGGCGAGACAGTAACGCGACTCATGGCCCGTAAGGATGTGCTGGCCATGCGTGTACAGCTGATGAAGGAGGTGCTCAGCCATGTGGTGGAGGGCGATGCTCGCTATGGGCGCAACGAGATCAAGACGGTGCGCGTGGTGTATGTGCCCGACCTGCGCCGACGCACGGACGCTGCGGCACGCGAACTGCGTGAACTGGACATGAAGATCCAAGCCCTGAACTGGTCTGTGGACTTGATCGAAGAAGACACGAACAAATGA
- a CDS encoding glycosyl hydrolase, producing the protein MVLRSRRLIVGAWRTAWLTGTLWLGLTACNGGAGGSADGSDFVDPYLEQDSGGRRNDVTRFQNSADLARDFTNPPSYARPRIVWQWPGGRISEEGIRHDLTEMWRVGIRGAVIYETGVSAPDRTPGAASMGTGFMSPRWRALFRYACQVADSLGMEIGLNLGSGADSGGPWITPELSSKRLFWSQTDVEGGRRIRIQLALPEGVMMRPGLKVPFYIPVAVLAVRMDDAYGGEEEVPTEPSTEPTDSTATDAPKTTTRVLLPIRPGDVYDLSERVDADGNLSWEAPAGTFRLFRFVCSGSGRRSAHATPGAGGLTPDFLSVEATDVHFDHTVTVLLGEMRDHRPQSWTYITDDGAMPSDADWTPSLATEFRRLNGYDLTRYLPVFAGLTIENYDVSERFRADYRRTVADLLARNRYGRLRELAHQRNLSIHPISRSALSVPADAVRNAAFSDVPAAHFRLRTPSPLATYPTGRDASIKIAASAGHLYNRRFIAAKGPQTDGGGGWEVDLRALKPLVDRVYVQGANRIFINAFTHSPASAGVPGIECPDGVCFNANATWWRQSRAFLTWTARNAVMLVQGKPVSDVCVICDDEAAACEALLRRVEEELGGRYDYDVAGTDALLTRMTAHSSGAIVLPDGVRYRLLVLPDRPAMRPEVMAKIKELVRGGAVVMAPKPLTTVGLQGYPESEALLRADADSVWGRTFTGESVFGRGRVVWGKRLSEVLSHIGVQPDFEYIGTPPLGTHLSYIHRTTDGADLYLVVNRRDRPEFVNLTFRNGGGRRPEIWDPMTGTMTPQLIFRSDRLGRISVPAFLPPYGSFFVVFRRPIEGPYFTALMRNGDDLFPKLPPYPFGQAPVTTVDGGAAFCFQTGWKYGLQKRGGRRLALRGYHTETVPVATAWSVWFDPRWGGPGELRFDRLYSWPTHPDPGVRNYSGTAVYRNTFRLSTAQLSHTNVVLSLGQVLHLAEVEINGRPAGVWWCPPYEREVTSLLREGENTLEVRVTNLWPNRLIADLREQPSDRLTQTNLRGRYTGGSPSTISGLLGPVRLSVRPIKRP; encoded by the coding sequence ATGGTCCTACGGTCCCGACGCCTGATCGTAGGCGCGTGGCGTACGGCTTGGCTCACGGGCACGCTGTGGCTTGGACTCACGGCTTGCAATGGTGGTGCGGGCGGCAGCGCCGACGGCAGCGACTTTGTCGACCCCTATCTGGAGCAGGACTCGGGCGGACGACGCAACGACGTCACCCGATTCCAGAACAGCGCAGACCTGGCTCGCGACTTCACCAATCCCCCCTCCTACGCACGCCCACGCATCGTCTGGCAATGGCCCGGCGGACGCATCTCGGAAGAAGGCATCCGGCACGACCTGACTGAGATGTGGCGTGTCGGCATACGCGGCGCCGTGATCTACGAGACGGGAGTCTCCGCCCCGGATCGCACGCCGGGCGCAGCCTCCATGGGCACAGGCTTTATGAGTCCGCGCTGGCGTGCACTCTTCCGCTACGCCTGTCAGGTGGCCGACAGTCTAGGCATGGAGATCGGCCTCAATCTGGGCAGTGGCGCCGATAGCGGGGGGCCGTGGATCACGCCCGAGCTGTCCAGTAAACGCCTATTCTGGAGTCAGACGGACGTCGAGGGGGGCCGACGGATACGCATTCAGTTGGCACTGCCCGAGGGCGTGATGATGCGCCCGGGGCTGAAGGTGCCCTTCTACATCCCAGTGGCCGTGCTGGCTGTGCGCATGGACGACGCCTATGGCGGCGAGGAGGAGGTGCCTACGGAACCCTCGACCGAGCCGACGGACTCCACCGCGACCGATGCGCCCAAGACCACGACACGCGTGCTGCTGCCGATTCGTCCGGGCGACGTCTACGACCTCAGCGAGCGCGTCGACGCCGATGGCAATCTCTCATGGGAGGCGCCCGCAGGCACCTTCCGCCTCTTCCGTTTCGTCTGCTCGGGTTCGGGGCGGCGATCGGCCCACGCTACGCCGGGTGCGGGCGGACTGACGCCGGACTTCCTCAGCGTGGAGGCTACCGACGTGCACTTCGACCACACCGTGACGGTGCTCCTTGGTGAGATGCGTGACCATCGGCCGCAGAGCTGGACTTATATCACGGACGACGGCGCCATGCCGTCCGATGCCGACTGGACACCCTCGCTGGCCACGGAATTCCGACGCCTGAATGGCTACGACCTCACGCGCTACCTGCCCGTCTTTGCGGGTCTTACGATCGAGAACTACGACGTCTCCGAGCGCTTCCGTGCGGACTATCGGCGCACGGTGGCCGACCTGTTGGCGCGCAACCGTTATGGACGTCTCCGCGAGCTGGCTCACCAGCGTAACCTCAGCATCCACCCCATCAGCCGATCGGCCCTATCTGTGCCCGCCGACGCGGTGCGCAACGCAGCTTTCAGCGATGTGCCCGCGGCCCATTTCCGCCTCCGTACGCCCTCGCCCTTAGCAACCTATCCCACGGGTAGGGACGCGTCGATCAAGATCGCGGCTTCCGCTGGCCACCTCTACAACCGGCGATTCATCGCCGCCAAAGGCCCTCAGACGGATGGCGGCGGCGGATGGGAGGTGGACCTCCGCGCCCTTAAGCCTCTCGTCGATCGCGTCTATGTGCAGGGCGCGAACCGCATCTTCATCAACGCCTTTACGCACTCGCCCGCCTCGGCCGGCGTGCCGGGCATCGAGTGTCCGGACGGCGTCTGCTTCAATGCCAACGCTACGTGGTGGCGCCAGTCACGGGCCTTCCTGACGTGGACGGCTCGCAACGCAGTCATGCTGGTGCAGGGCAAGCCGGTGAGTGACGTCTGCGTCATCTGCGACGACGAGGCGGCGGCCTGTGAGGCCCTGCTCCGACGGGTGGAGGAGGAGTTGGGCGGACGGTATGACTACGACGTGGCCGGTACCGATGCCCTGCTGACACGTATGACTGCGCACTCCAGCGGCGCCATCGTCCTGCCCGACGGTGTGCGCTATCGCCTGCTCGTCCTGCCCGATCGTCCCGCCATGCGCCCCGAGGTCATGGCCAAGATCAAGGAGCTGGTGCGGGGTGGCGCCGTCGTCATGGCGCCTAAGCCGCTGACCACCGTCGGCCTGCAAGGCTACCCAGAGTCTGAGGCACTGCTCCGCGCCGACGCCGATTCCGTCTGGGGGCGCACGTTCACGGGCGAGAGCGTCTTTGGGCGTGGGCGAGTCGTTTGGGGCAAACGGCTCAGCGAGGTGCTGAGCCATATCGGCGTCCAGCCCGACTTTGAATACATCGGCACCCCGCCCCTCGGCACCCACCTCAGCTATATCCATCGCACGACCGACGGGGCCGACCTCTACCTCGTGGTTAATCGGCGCGACCGACCGGAGTTCGTCAACCTGACCTTCCGCAACGGGGGTGGTCGTCGGCCTGAGATCTGGGATCCGATGACGGGCACCATGACGCCGCAGCTCATCTTCCGCAGCGACCGGCTGGGCCGCATCAGTGTGCCCGCCTTCCTGCCACCCTACGGCTCGTTCTTCGTCGTCTTCCGCCGCCCGATCGAGGGGCCCTACTTCACCGCCCTCATGCGCAACGGCGACGACCTCTTCCCCAAGCTCCCCCCCTACCCCTTCGGTCAGGCGCCCGTGACGACCGTCGACGGCGGCGCAGCCTTCTGCTTCCAGACCGGCTGGAAGTATGGCCTACAGAAGCGTGGCGGCCGTCGGTTAGCCTTGCGGGGCTATCACACGGAGACGGTGCCCGTGGCCACGGCCTGGAGCGTCTGGTTCGACCCGCGATGGGGCGGCCCCGGCGAGCTGCGTTTCGATCGCCTCTACTCCTGGCCTACGCACCCCGACCCGGGCGTGCGCAACTATTCGGGCACGGCCGTCTATCGCAACACCTTCCGCCTCTCGACCGCCCAGCTGAGCCATACGAACGTGGTGCTGTCGCTCGGGCAAGTGCTCCATCTGGCGGAGGTCGAGATCAACGGCCGACCGGCTGGCGTGTGGTGGTGTCCGCCCTACGAGCGGGAGGTGACGTCGCTCCTCCGCGAGGGCGAGAACACGTTAGAGGTGCGCGTGACAAACCTCTGGCCCAACCGCCTGATTGCTGACCTGCGCGAGCAGCCCTCCGACCGCCTGACGCAGACGAACCTGCGCGGTCGCTACACGGGCGGATCGCCTTCCACCATCTCCGGCCTCCTCGGCCCCGTGCGGCTCAGCGTTCGCCCCATCAAACGACCGTAA
- a CDS encoding SusC/RagA family TonB-linked outer membrane protein: protein MQKKVLYMLAFLLLGVGWASAQVSSVTGTVTSADDGEPVIGASVLVKGTTTGTVTDIDGNFTLSVPAGAKTLVVSYIGYKTQEVAVAPRVTVVLKGDNELLDEVVVTGYTTQRRASFTGAAAIVDKEALNKKTDASFMKSLEGAVPGVQMNNATSMPGTFGSVFVRGRGSLNSGTAPLYVIDGVPVNAENEGSSSTSNNNVDPMSALNPSDIENITILKDAAATAIYGSRAGNGVIVITTKKGAEGATTVNFEMKQGAVSVGNHNMDYADAKSSMDLYAKGWVAAGRAADYDAAYKTLTKNYGWDGTSSTDWFDLVTRTGHYQDYNLNVSGRTGKTGYYLGLGYMDAEGIVINSDFSRFTGRLNVDSKFDRLTVGANTSFTYSVKNGFSQGLSGTMNSPLVAAVSLMKPFYTPRDANGNYTHIDEVNPLAVNDPELGNINRTKTQVVNLSPYLQVDLGRGFYVKTTLGVNINDLNEYGYNSAIYDPDGMQQNGAGSQYTSRSTIVTWTNIAGWNKRINAHDLNVLIGQESQRKHYSYTYLTGSDFPYASIGQRELTTAASWKDEQVSIREARLASYFMDAHYSNADKYYASLALRRDGSSVFGANHRWGNFWSVGGKWRVSGEEFLKDNSKLTNAMLRVSYGTVGNQDIGWYAARGLYGAGHNYNLAAGIAPEQYANPELTWETSKKFDVGFDLSFVNRYNLSVDFYNETTTDALYNVPMSRPTGFKELLKNIASIRNQGVEVALNGTLVRNKTLNWTAYVNMTYNQNKVIELADHKPIEGNYTIIEEGRPYRQFWMKEYAGVDRETGKPLWYLNKEGNETTSNYSKAAKRYVGSADPKVYGGFGTSLTWKGLDASATFNYRLGSKVFDFGASFTGWGMNNRPALKRIVEDSWTPENKDAKNPQYIFGDPNQATQRSTRFLFSGDFLRVSNLTLGYTLPANLTKKAYMNRVRVYASVDNLYTFAASDFVGYNPETYDNGYIAWQYPASRTLIGGVQITF, encoded by the coding sequence ATGCAGAAAAAAGTACTGTACATGTTAGCCTTCCTCCTCTTGGGGGTAGGCTGGGCTTCGGCCCAGGTGTCGAGCGTGACGGGGACCGTCACCTCGGCTGACGACGGAGAGCCGGTCATCGGTGCCTCCGTATTAGTGAAGGGTACGACGACGGGAACGGTGACGGACATCGATGGGAACTTCACCCTCTCGGTGCCCGCAGGTGCCAAGACGTTAGTCGTCTCTTACATCGGCTATAAGACGCAAGAGGTGGCCGTAGCGCCCCGCGTGACGGTCGTCCTCAAGGGTGACAACGAGTTGCTCGACGAGGTCGTAGTCACCGGTTACACCACCCAGCGCCGCGCCTCGTTCACCGGCGCCGCCGCCATTGTGGACAAGGAGGCCTTGAATAAGAAGACCGACGCCAGCTTTATGAAGTCGCTCGAGGGCGCTGTGCCAGGCGTGCAGATGAACAACGCCACGAGTATGCCCGGAACGTTCGGAAGCGTCTTTGTGCGCGGCCGCGGATCGCTCAACTCGGGTACGGCCCCGCTGTATGTGATCGACGGTGTGCCTGTGAATGCTGAGAACGAGGGTAGCTCCTCCACGAGCAACAACAACGTGGACCCGATGTCTGCGCTGAACCCTTCTGACATCGAGAACATCACCATCCTCAAGGACGCTGCCGCAACGGCCATCTATGGCTCGCGCGCTGGTAACGGTGTGATCGTCATCACCACCAAGAAGGGCGCTGAGGGCGCTACGACGGTCAACTTCGAGATGAAGCAGGGCGCTGTCTCTGTGGGCAACCACAACATGGACTACGCCGACGCCAAGTCGTCCATGGATCTCTACGCCAAGGGATGGGTGGCTGCTGGTCGCGCTGCCGACTACGATGCGGCCTATAAGACCTTGACGAAGAACTATGGTTGGGACGGCACTTCGTCCACCGACTGGTTCGACCTCGTTACTCGTACGGGCCACTATCAGGACTACAACCTGAACGTGTCCGGTCGCACCGGCAAGACGGGCTACTACCTTGGTCTCGGATATATGGACGCAGAGGGTATCGTGATCAACTCCGACTTCTCTCGCTTTACCGGCCGACTGAACGTGGATAGCAAGTTCGACCGCCTCACTGTGGGCGCCAACACCTCGTTCACCTACTCCGTCAAGAACGGCTTCTCGCAGGGCCTTTCTGGCACGATGAATAGCCCGCTCGTGGCTGCCGTTTCGCTCATGAAACCGTTCTACACGCCGCGTGATGCGAACGGGAACTACACGCACATCGACGAGGTGAATCCGTTGGCCGTGAACGACCCCGAGTTAGGTAACATCAACCGCACGAAGACGCAGGTGGTCAATCTCAGCCCGTATTTGCAAGTTGACCTCGGCCGTGGCTTCTATGTGAAGACTACGCTCGGCGTGAATATCAACGACCTCAACGAGTATGGCTACAACAGCGCCATCTATGACCCCGACGGTATGCAGCAGAACGGCGCCGGATCGCAGTACACCTCGCGCTCCACGATCGTCACCTGGACCAACATCGCCGGATGGAACAAACGGATCAATGCACACGACCTCAACGTCCTCATCGGTCAGGAGTCGCAGCGTAAACATTACTCGTACACCTACCTCACCGGCTCTGATTTCCCCTATGCTTCTATCGGCCAGCGCGAACTGACTACGGCTGCCAGTTGGAAGGATGAGCAGGTCAGCATCCGCGAGGCTCGTCTGGCTTCGTACTTCATGGATGCTCATTACTCCAATGCCGATAAGTACTACGCTTCGTTGGCGTTGCGTCGCGACGGCTCGTCCGTCTTCGGAGCCAACCACCGCTGGGGTAACTTTTGGTCCGTGGGTGGCAAATGGCGCGTATCGGGCGAGGAGTTCCTCAAGGACAACTCGAAGCTCACGAACGCCATGCTGCGCGTATCCTATGGTACGGTCGGCAATCAAGACATCGGTTGGTATGCCGCGCGTGGCCTCTATGGCGCCGGGCATAACTACAACCTGGCCGCCGGTATCGCCCCCGAACAGTATGCTAACCCGGAGCTGACGTGGGAAACGTCGAAGAAGTTTGACGTCGGTTTCGACCTCTCTTTCGTCAACCGCTACAACCTCTCCGTAGACTTCTATAACGAGACCACTACCGACGCGCTTTATAATGTGCCTATGTCTCGTCCCACGGGCTTTAAAGAGCTGCTGAAGAACATTGCCTCCATCCGTAACCAGGGGGTTGAAGTAGCCCTCAACGGCACCTTAGTTCGCAACAAAACCCTCAACTGGACGGCTTACGTCAACATGACCTATAACCAAAACAAGGTGATCGAGCTGGCTGACCATAAGCCGATCGAAGGCAATTACACCATCATTGAAGAGGGACGCCCCTATCGCCAATTTTGGATGAAGGAATACGCCGGTGTGGATCGCGAGACGGGTAAACCGTTGTGGTATCTCAATAAGGAAGGCAACGAGACAACGAGCAACTACAGCAAGGCTGCCAAGCGCTACGTAGGATCGGCCGATCCGAAGGTGTACGGCGGTTTCGGCACCTCGCTTACATGGAAAGGCCTCGACGCCTCTGCGACGTTCAACTATCGCTTGGGCAGCAAGGTGTTTGACTTTGGGGCCTCCTTCACCGGATGGGGCATGAACAATCGCCCGGCGCTCAAGCGTATCGTGGAAGACTCTTGGACGCCTGAGAACAAGGACGCCAAGAATCCGCAATACATCTTCGGCGATCCGAACCAGGCCACGCAACGTTCTACACGCTTCCTCTTCAGTGGCGATTTCCTGCGCGTCAGCAACCTGACCCTGGGCTACACCCTGCCGGCCAACTTGACTAAGAAGGCGTACATGAACCGCGTGCGCGTCTACGCCTCCGTAGACAACCTCTACACCTTCGCCGCTTCGGACTTTGTCGGGTATAACCCCGAGACCTACGACAATGGGTACATCGCCTGGCAGTATCCCGCTTCGCGGACCCTCATCGGTGGCGTTCAAATCACATTTTAA
- a CDS encoding FKBP-type peptidyl-prolyl cis-trans isomerase, giving the protein MDKISYALGLSIGNNFRASGIKGLEIDDFIKGINDVFNEAKPAIAFDEAQRLLQAYFKDLQAEKFEMNKQVGEEFLRINKEKRGVVTLPSGLQYEVLKTGDGQKPGPNDKVRCHYHGTLIDGRVFDSSIERGQPAVFGVSQVIRGWTEALQLMNVGSKWRLFIPSDMAYGAHGAGEAIEPNMTLIFDVELLGIE; this is encoded by the coding sequence ATGGATAAGATAAGCTATGCCCTCGGGCTGAGCATCGGGAACAATTTCCGAGCATCGGGTATCAAAGGGCTGGAAATCGATGATTTCATCAAGGGCATAAACGACGTATTTAATGAGGCTAAGCCTGCCATCGCTTTCGACGAGGCGCAACGCTTGCTTCAAGCGTATTTCAAGGACCTTCAGGCCGAGAAGTTTGAGATGAATAAGCAGGTCGGTGAAGAGTTTCTACGAATTAATAAGGAGAAGCGGGGCGTGGTGACGCTCCCCAGCGGCCTCCAGTACGAAGTGCTCAAGACTGGCGACGGGCAGAAGCCTGGGCCGAACGACAAGGTGCGCTGCCATTACCACGGCACACTCATCGATGGACGCGTCTTCGATAGCTCCATAGAGCGTGGTCAGCCGGCTGTGTTCGGCGTTTCGCAGGTGATCCGCGGATGGACCGAGGCGTTGCAATTGATGAACGTCGGATCCAAATGGCGCCTCTTTATTCCCTCCGACATGGCTTACGGCGCACACGGTGCAGGCGAGGCTATCGAGCCGAATATGACGCTCATCTTCGACGTCGAACTGCTCGGCATCGAATGA
- a CDS encoding mechanosensitive ion channel family protein: MLTAATLPDFGLNLDADFHSKVILSVIVLVGVWLARVLILRMVWRSTTNHKVRYRWKRALSYAAPACLFLFVALVWINAFRHVSTYLGLLSAGIAIALKDLLENMAGWLFIVIRKPFAVGDRVQIGDDRGDIIDIRLFQFTILEIGNRIDAEQSTGRIIHIPNGRVFTMPQANYDQGFRYIWNEVSLRLTFDSNWQRAREILLEVLNRYGGDVVLDAEQGLNEASKMYYVHYQHLTPIVYIALMEDGITLTGRYLCEPRRIRSTESAIWEDLLTTFATHNDIRWAYPTRRLVGYGD; encoded by the coding sequence ATGCTTACCGCCGCCACCCTCCCCGACTTCGGCCTGAACCTCGACGCCGACTTTCATAGCAAAGTAATCCTCTCGGTCATCGTCCTTGTGGGCGTTTGGCTCGCTCGTGTCCTCATCCTGCGCATGGTGTGGCGGAGCACAACGAACCATAAGGTGCGCTATCGCTGGAAGCGCGCCCTCTCATACGCCGCGCCAGCCTGCCTCTTCCTCTTCGTGGCTCTGGTCTGGATCAACGCCTTCCGACACGTCAGCACCTACCTCGGCCTCCTCTCGGCCGGCATCGCCATCGCCCTCAAAGACCTCCTGGAGAACATGGCCGGATGGCTCTTCATCGTCATTCGCAAACCCTTCGCCGTGGGCGACCGCGTGCAGATTGGCGACGACCGCGGCGACATCATCGACATCCGCCTCTTCCAGTTCACCATCCTCGAGATCGGCAACCGCATCGACGCCGAGCAGAGCACAGGCCGCATCATCCACATCCCCAACGGCCGCGTCTTCACCATGCCTCAGGCCAACTATGATCAGGGCTTCCGGTATATCTGGAACGAGGTCAGCCTCCGCCTGACCTTCGATAGCAATTGGCAACGTGCGCGTGAGATCCTGCTCGAGGTGCTTAACCGTTACGGCGGCGACGTCGTCCTCGACGCCGAGCAGGGGCTGAACGAGGCCAGCAAGATGTACTACGTGCACTACCAGCACCTCACGCCCATTGTCTACATCGCCCTCATGGAGGACGGCATCACCCTCACCGGACGCTATCTCTGCGAGCCGCGCCGCATACGCAGCACCGAGTCCGCCATCTGGGAAGACCTCCTGACCACCTTCGCCACCCACAACGACATCCGCTGGGCTTACCCCACACGGCGGTTGGTGGGATACGGCGACTAA
- a CDS encoding RagB/SusD family nutrient uptake outer membrane protein, which yields MKKILIHTLVAVALTAGLSGCGDSFLDTKFYRGQDLSEGLTTVPVVSSALNGTYDNFYNYRFAGNYAIAIGDIPTDVTYWNGVTGHWSAIYGYTYLDTEGYLADIWEYGYKAINQSTRVIVGAQALYDKASDDEKKELDRDMAEAYTMRGYARLMLTNIFSHQIKVNGTDFSDRPGIVISDQVILPETQVARSTVGESYAAVVSDLKNALAHFKSGGSRTERVYWRIPAAHGVLARAYLYMENWDEAITHARAALDSAKVTSLADTPAAYRALYAGEQSNNESFFSLAINATKNFGASSLGNVWSAYCFSPSPKLQRLYKESDSRRSIMTWGARNKPATPYYGGGKFNLAGSSPYFATNYIVNAPEMYLIQAEALLQKGDLDGARKALLNVARRDVSIKAVSDLPQTKDALYSFIKDERARELFQEGFRLWDLRRWDEQTEVYAISAPNEKYTYTNYKISDLVYPIPADEVNAGFGVTQTPGWSDALPKK from the coding sequence ATGAAGAAAATCCTCATTCATACACTCGTTGCTGTAGCGTTGACAGCCGGACTCTCTGGCTGCGGCGACAGCTTTCTCGACACGAAGTTCTACCGGGGGCAAGACCTCTCTGAGGGGCTCACCACTGTGCCCGTCGTTAGCTCTGCCCTCAACGGCACCTACGACAACTTCTACAACTACCGTTTCGCCGGTAACTACGCCATTGCCATCGGTGACATCCCTACCGACGTTACCTACTGGAACGGCGTCACCGGACACTGGTCTGCCATTTACGGTTACACCTATTTGGATACAGAAGGCTATTTGGCCGACATCTGGGAATATGGCTACAAGGCCATCAACCAATCTACTCGCGTTATTGTCGGTGCACAGGCGCTCTATGACAAGGCCTCGGACGATGAGAAGAAAGAACTCGATCGTGACATGGCCGAGGCCTACACCATGCGTGGCTATGCCCGCCTGATGCTGACGAACATCTTCAGCCATCAGATCAAGGTCAACGGCACGGATTTCTCCGATCGTCCGGGCATTGTTATTTCGGATCAGGTCATCCTTCCTGAGACGCAGGTAGCGCGCTCCACGGTGGGCGAATCGTACGCCGCTGTGGTGAGCGATCTTAAGAACGCTCTGGCACACTTCAAGTCCGGTGGCAGCCGCACCGAGCGCGTCTACTGGCGCATCCCGGCCGCTCACGGCGTCTTGGCACGCGCTTACCTCTATATGGAGAACTGGGACGAGGCCATCACCCACGCACGCGCTGCGTTAGACTCTGCCAAGGTCACCTCACTGGCCGATACGCCCGCTGCTTACCGTGCTCTCTATGCCGGCGAGCAGAGCAACAACGAATCCTTCTTCTCTCTGGCCATCAACGCCACGAAGAACTTTGGCGCCTCCTCACTCGGCAACGTTTGGAGCGCCTACTGCTTCAGCCCGAGCCCGAAATTGCAGCGGCTGTATAAGGAGTCGGATTCCCGCCGATCCATCATGACATGGGGGGCACGAAACAAACCTGCGACGCCGTACTACGGCGGCGGTAAGTTCAACTTAGCCGGTAGTTCGCCCTATTTCGCTACGAACTACATCGTCAATGCCCCTGAGATGTACCTCATCCAAGCCGAAGCACTCCTCCAGAAGGGCGACCTCGACGGCGCTCGCAAGGCCCTGCTCAATGTGGCTCGCCGAGACGTATCGATCAAGGCCGTAAGCGACCTGCCGCAGACGAAGGACGCCCTCTATAGCTTCATCAAGGATGAGCGTGCCCGCGAGCTCTTCCAGGAGGGATTCCGCCTCTGGGATCTCCGCCGTTGGGATGAGCAGACTGAGGTTTACGCCATCAGTGCGCCGAATGAGAAGTATACCTACACGAACTACAAGATCTCTGACCTTGTTTATCCCATCCCTGCGGACGAGGTTAACGCCGGCTTCGGTGTGACTCAGACGCCGGGCTGGTCAGACGCCCTGCCGAAGAAGTAG
- a CDS encoding DUF2130 domain-containing protein, producing MKELICPNCQKAFKVDEADYAAILMQVKDREFKADLDRRIAELHKQHEAEQAAATLKANQAYERSLQQREVALKEKDATIARLETQLNGMEEKKQLELSAQLARKEQEIDRLKAEIKGNDDRVKLEVLKEGQRWREALQKAKSDGEQLQHEIKLEQQAAAIRENTLKEDYERRLKQQQEQVDYYKDLKARMSTKMIGESLEIHCSTEFNRVRSSVYPNAYFEKDNDASRGTKGDFIFRDHIDGMEYISIMFEMKNEADTTATKHRNEDFLAKLDKDRREKGCEYAVLVSLLEPESELYNEGIVDVSYRYPKMFVVRPQFFMPIIALLTQASRNSVAYKKELEQVRQQSVDVHNFEEQLETFKDGFARNYRLASDRFRTAIDEIDKSIEHLQKIKEALVGSENNLRLANNKAERLTIRKLTYKNPTMKRMFDEARAANQMEEVSEEIEEGEVDE from the coding sequence ATGAAGGAACTGATCTGTCCCAATTGCCAAAAGGCTTTCAAGGTGGACGAGGCTGACTATGCGGCCATCCTAATGCAAGTCAAGGATCGCGAGTTCAAGGCCGACCTCGACCGACGCATTGCCGAACTGCACAAGCAGCACGAGGCTGAGCAGGCGGCAGCGACCCTGAAGGCCAACCAAGCCTACGAGCGTTCCTTGCAGCAGCGGGAGGTCGCGCTGAAGGAGAAGGACGCGACCATCGCACGCCTCGAAACGCAGCTGAACGGCATGGAGGAGAAGAAGCAGTTGGAGCTTAGCGCACAGCTGGCGCGCAAGGAGCAGGAGATCGACCGTCTGAAGGCTGAGATCAAAGGCAACGACGACCGAGTGAAGCTCGAAGTGCTCAAGGAAGGACAGCGATGGAGGGAGGCCCTGCAAAAGGCCAAGAGCGACGGCGAGCAGTTGCAGCACGAGATCAAGCTGGAGCAACAAGCGGCCGCCATCCGCGAGAATACGCTGAAGGAGGACTATGAACGGCGCCTCAAACAACAGCAGGAGCAGGTGGATTATTACAAGGATCTGAAGGCCCGAATGTCGACCAAGATGATCGGCGAGAGCCTCGAGATCCATTGCAGCACGGAGTTCAACCGCGTCCGTAGCAGCGTCTACCCCAACGCCTATTTCGAGAAGGACAACGACGCCAGCCGAGGCACAAAGGGCGACTTCATCTTCCGCGACCATATCGACGGCATGGAGTACATCTCCATCATGTTCGAGATGAAAAACGAAGCCGACACCACCGCCACCAAGCATCGCAACGAGGACTTCCTGGCCAAGCTCGACAAAGATCGCCGCGAGAAAGGCTGCGAATACGCCGTGCTGGTCTCCCTGCTTGAGCCCGAGAGCGAGCTCTACAACGAGGGCATTGTGGACGTGTCGTACCGTTACCCCAAAATGTTCGTCGTCCGCCCGCAGTTCTTCATGCCCATCATCGCCCTGCTCACCCAGGCCTCGCGCAACAGCGTAGCCTACAAAAAGGAGCTCGAGCAAGTGCGCCAACAATCGGTCGACGTGCACAACTTCGAGGAGCAACTGGAGACGTTCAAGGACGGCTTCGCGCGCAACTACCGCTTGGCCAGCGATCGCTTCCGCACAGCCATCGACGAGATCGATAAGTCCATCGAGCATCTGCAAAAGATCAAGGAGGCACTCGTAGGCTCAGAAAACAACCTCCGCCTGGCCAACAACAAGGCTGAGAGGCTCACCATTCGCAAGCTCACCTACAAGAACCCGACGATGAAGCGCATGTTTGACGAGGCCCGCGCGGCGAACCAAATGGAAGAGGTCTCGGAGGAGATCGAGGAGGGGGAGGTGGATGAATAA